A window of the Nibribacter ruber genome harbors these coding sequences:
- a CDS encoding class I SAM-dependent methyltransferase — protein sequence MNKRWHLFELEDQNWFPHVVRQGMMDVLRFLITVLGMYKPIVPLLRQGLQQTGQRQIIDLCAGAGGGILQVWQELEKQSGQPVQVTVTDKFPNVAAYSYLQAQSNGAIDYAEQSVDATAVPAELKGFRTVFSAFHHFKPAMAQAILQDAVRQNQGIGVFEGASKKWHELLLVWLVFPWVILLITPFIRPFTWSRLFFTYVLPLIPLGVVWDGTVSILRMYTPEHLQAMVQKLNAPHYTWQIGRAKHWSGTGVLYLIGYPL from the coding sequence ATGAACAAACGTTGGCATCTGTTTGAGTTGGAAGACCAGAACTGGTTTCCGCATGTGGTGCGGCAAGGGATGATGGATGTGCTGCGGTTTTTGATTACAGTACTTGGCATGTATAAACCCATTGTACCGCTGTTGCGGCAGGGGTTACAGCAAACGGGCCAGCGGCAGATCATTGACTTGTGCGCGGGGGCGGGTGGCGGCATTTTGCAGGTGTGGCAGGAGCTGGAAAAGCAAAGCGGGCAGCCGGTGCAGGTTACGGTCACTGACAAATTCCCGAACGTAGCGGCCTATTCTTACCTGCAGGCGCAATCCAATGGGGCCATTGACTATGCAGAACAGTCTGTGGATGCGACGGCGGTTCCGGCAGAATTAAAGGGCTTCCGGACGGTTTTCTCGGCGTTTCATCATTTCAAGCCAGCCATGGCGCAGGCCATCTTGCAAGACGCCGTGCGGCAAAACCAAGGCATTGGGGTGTTTGAGGGCGCCAGCAAGAAGTGGCATGAACTGCTGCTGGTGTGGCTGGTTTTCCCCTGGGTGATTTTGTTGATTACGCCGTTCATCAGGCCGTTTACCTGGAGCAGGTTGTTCTTCACGTATGTGTTGCCCTTGATTCCTTTGGGCGTGGTCTGGGACGGTACAGTGTCTATTTTAAGGATGTACACGCCAGAGCACCTGCAGGCCATGGTCCAGAAGCTAAATGCGCCTCATTATACTTGGCAGATAGGACGGGCCAAGCACTGGAGCGGCACGGGCGTGTTGTATTTAATAGGTTATCCTTTGTAA
- a CDS encoding TolB-like translocation protein translates to MNTLPRELPGDTPIEFWENLIPENKLIHRGIFSPDLEEYFYAVSDKDFTQFDVYVTKIGDGQLAEPQRAFFNSEYNEHGMSFSPDGNSIYFSSTRPVNILGVSETWHIWRSDKVDGVWSEPSFVDIPNLRHKLVSHPTIASSGTLYCHVSELDYSNMDIYHSTQVNERFLNAEKTNIWLKKQMGKCTPFVSPKEDYLIFATIGHQLDLMISYNDGKGNWINTKRLNDRINQYGQGNPYVTPDNALLFYASGNTTNQKWKVNWVNIESELKKTARPINS, encoded by the coding sequence TTGAATACTTTACCACGCGAACTACCCGGTGATACTCCTATTGAGTTTTGGGAAAACCTTATCCCTGAAAATAAGCTAATCCATAGAGGTATATTCAGTCCCGATTTGGAAGAATACTTTTATGCTGTCTCTGATAAAGATTTCACTCAATTTGATGTTTACGTAACAAAAATAGGTGACGGACAACTGGCTGAGCCTCAAAGAGCTTTCTTCAACAGTGAATACAATGAGCATGGCATGAGCTTTTCTCCGGATGGAAACTCCATTTATTTTAGCTCCACCCGGCCAGTAAATATCCTTGGCGTTTCAGAAACGTGGCATATCTGGAGATCTGACAAAGTGGATGGTGTTTGGAGTGAACCTTCCTTTGTTGACATTCCTAACCTGAGGCATAAGTTAGTTTCTCATCCAACCATCGCTAGTTCAGGAACGCTCTACTGTCACGTCAGTGAATTAGATTATAGCAACATGGATATTTATCATTCAACGCAGGTGAATGAGAGGTTCCTAAATGCAGAGAAAACCAATATTTGGTTAAAGAAACAAATGGGGAAATGTACCCCATTTGTTTCTCCCAAAGAAGATTATCTGATATTTGCCACCATTGGCCACCAGCTTGACTTAATGATAAGTTATAATGATGGAAAGGGTAATTGGATAAACACTAAAAGATTAAACGATAGAATCAACCAGTACGGGCAAGGCAATCCTTATGTAACACCTGATAATGCTCTTCTTTTTTATGCTTCGGGAAATACTACCAACCAGAAATGGAAAGTCAACTGGGTGAATATTGAATCTGAATTAAAAAAAACTGCAAGACCAATAAATTCATAA
- a CDS encoding CPBP family intramembrane glutamic endopeptidase, with protein sequence MTVSALIPFIFLSKEGRREIGIKKPKSKAWILYSFLLGIAISTLLFAVGYLLYTNSMSNWYVYIGKSYHISADLTAQDRLIYFVIFAVTGMCFSPIGEELFFRGIVHASLRASLGENKATLIDSLSFALTHLAHFGFVYLFGRWQFLLVPSLLWVVGMFMTSLVFIQCKKMTGSLLGAIASHAGFNVSMIYFIFYQL encoded by the coding sequence ATGACTGTTTCTGCTCTTATCCCGTTCATCTTCCTGTCCAAAGAAGGACGACGAGAGATTGGGATTAAGAAACCTAAAAGCAAAGCATGGATTCTGTACTCCTTTCTGTTGGGTATTGCCATCAGCACGCTTCTTTTTGCAGTAGGGTATCTGTTATACACTAACTCAATGAGTAACTGGTATGTATACATTGGCAAGTCCTATCATATAAGCGCAGACTTAACAGCCCAGGACAGGCTTATCTACTTCGTGATTTTTGCTGTGACGGGGATGTGTTTTAGCCCTATCGGGGAGGAGTTGTTTTTCAGAGGAATTGTGCATGCCAGTTTGAGAGCCAGTCTGGGAGAAAACAAAGCCACCCTCATAGACAGCCTTTCTTTTGCCTTGACCCACTTGGCCCATTTTGGCTTTGTCTACCTCTTTGGCCGTTGGCAGTTTCTGCTGGTGCCCTCCCTTCTATGGGTAGTAGGGATGTTCATGACAAGTTTAGTCTTTATCCAGTGTAAGAAAATGACGGGTTCTTTACTAGGTGCAATTGCCAGTCATGCTGGTTTTAACGTGTCTATGATATACTTTATCTTCTACCAATTGTAA
- a CDS encoding lipocalin-like domain-containing protein: protein MKKTIATHLQPLFTLVFVLTLSAFTFSCSGNKESGGDSSMIAGTTSKIWKADKETNAAGDKDKLTSAEKEEQIQFFANGNFTQTSSSQSANGTWTYDASTKTLSLTYANNNVSENFKVNELTKNDLKLQAPDGSTLELEAE from the coding sequence ATGAAAAAGACAATTGCAACCCACCTTCAACCTTTGTTCACCTTGGTGTTCGTTCTCACGCTGAGCGCCTTCACGTTTAGCTGCAGCGGCAACAAAGAAAGCGGCGGCGACTCCAGCATGATTGCCGGCACCACCAGCAAAATCTGGAAAGCCGACAAGGAAACCAATGCCGCCGGCGACAAGGACAAGTTGACTTCTGCAGAGAAAGAAGAGCAGATTCAGTTCTTCGCCAACGGAAACTTCACCCAGACATCTAGCAGCCAGTCGGCCAACGGTACCTGGACCTATGACGCCAGCACCAAGACCTTGAGCCTTACCTACGCCAACAACAACGTAAGCGAGAACTTCAAGGTAAACGAACTCACCAAAAACGACCTGAAACTACAAGCCCCAGACGGTTCTACCCTGGAACTAGAGGCTGAATAG
- the acs gene encoding acetate--CoA ligase, whose amino-acid sequence MDYRIRSLEEYQTAYQKSVEQPEEFWAGIAENFTWRQKWDKVLNWNFEEPRVEWFVNGKLNITENCLDRHLEKRGNKLALIWEPNDPKERFIRYTYRELHEKVCQMANILKSNGVQKGDRVCIYMPMIPELAFSVLACARIGAVHSVIFAGFSHTAMADRINDAQAKVVLTSDGLNRGPKQIPVKRVVDEALETCPSVEKVIVVDRVGWAVNMVEGRDVWYHEELEQVDKHCPAEEMDAEDLLFILYTSGSTGKPKGVVHTCGGYMVYTDYTFRNVFQYEESDIYWCTADVGWITGHSYLLYGPLLSGATTLMFEGVPTFPDPGRFWQVIDKFGVNIFYTAPTAIRSLMASGLDHVLSYSLDSLKVLGSVGEPINEEAWHWYHIHVGKERCPVVDTWWQTETGGIMLSSLANITPTKPSHAGFALPGVQPILIDQEGKEITENEQEGYLCMKFPWPGMIRTTYGDHERCRQSYFSTYPNLYFTGDGAKRDKNGLWRIIGRVDDVINVSGHRFGTAEIENAINQNKHIVESAVVGYPHDVKGQGIYAFVVCGEEAPTNQENLRAEVIETVVDQIGKIAKPDKIQIVSGLPKTRSGKIMRRILRKVAEGDTSNLGDTSTLLDPPIVDEIVKGAL is encoded by the coding sequence ATGGACTACCGCATTAGATCACTGGAAGAATACCAGACCGCCTACCAGAAAAGCGTGGAACAGCCAGAAGAATTCTGGGCCGGCATAGCCGAAAACTTCACCTGGCGCCAGAAATGGGACAAGGTATTGAACTGGAATTTTGAGGAACCGCGCGTGGAATGGTTTGTGAACGGCAAGCTCAACATCACCGAGAACTGCCTGGACCGCCACCTGGAGAAGCGCGGCAACAAGCTGGCCCTCATCTGGGAACCCAACGATCCCAAGGAGCGCTTCATTAGATACACCTACCGCGAGCTGCACGAAAAGGTCTGCCAGATGGCCAACATCTTAAAGAGCAACGGCGTGCAGAAAGGCGACCGCGTCTGTATTTACATGCCCATGATTCCCGAGCTGGCGTTTTCTGTGCTGGCCTGTGCAAGAATCGGTGCGGTGCACTCGGTGATTTTTGCCGGTTTCTCGCATACGGCCATGGCCGATAGAATCAACGACGCCCAAGCCAAAGTAGTCTTAACCTCAGACGGTTTGAACCGCGGGCCCAAGCAGATACCTGTCAAGCGGGTAGTGGACGAAGCCCTGGAAACCTGTCCCAGCGTAGAGAAAGTGATAGTGGTAGACCGCGTGGGCTGGGCGGTGAACATGGTAGAAGGCCGCGACGTCTGGTACCATGAGGAACTGGAGCAGGTAGACAAGCACTGCCCCGCTGAGGAAATGGACGCTGAGGATTTGCTGTTCATTCTGTACACCTCGGGCTCTACCGGAAAACCCAAAGGCGTGGTGCACACCTGCGGCGGCTACATGGTCTACACAGATTATACCTTTAGAAACGTCTTCCAGTACGAGGAGAGTGATATTTACTGGTGCACGGCAGACGTGGGTTGGATAACCGGTCACTCCTATCTGTTGTACGGGCCGCTTTTGTCTGGGGCAACTACGCTCATGTTTGAAGGCGTGCCCACGTTCCCAGACCCAGGCCGTTTCTGGCAGGTAATTGACAAGTTTGGCGTGAACATTTTCTACACTGCTCCTACCGCCATCCGGTCTCTCATGGCCTCTGGTTTGGATCACGTCTTGTCGTATAGTCTGGACTCCTTAAAGGTGCTGGGCTCTGTGGGTGAACCTATCAACGAGGAGGCCTGGCATTGGTATCATATTCACGTGGGCAAAGAGCGCTGCCCGGTGGTAGACACGTGGTGGCAGACAGAGACGGGCGGCATCATGCTCAGTTCCTTGGCCAACATCACGCCTACCAAGCCCAGCCATGCCGGTTTCGCGTTGCCTGGCGTGCAGCCCATCTTGATTGACCAGGAAGGCAAAGAAATCACAGAAAATGAGCAGGAAGGCTACTTGTGCATGAAGTTTCCGTGGCCGGGCATGATACGCACCACCTACGGCGACCATGAACGCTGCCGCCAAAGCTACTTCAGCACCTATCCCAATCTCTACTTCACAGGTGACGGCGCCAAGCGCGACAAGAACGGACTCTGGCGCATCATTGGCCGCGTAGATGACGTGATCAACGTGTCGGGGCACCGCTTTGGCACCGCCGAGATTGAGAACGCCATCAACCAGAACAAGCATATTGTGGAGAGCGCCGTGGTGGGCTATCCGCATGACGTGAAAGGCCAGGGCATTTACGCGTTTGTAGTCTGCGGCGAGGAAGCCCCCACCAACCAGGAGAACCTCCGTGCCGAAGTCATTGAAACCGTGGTAGACCAGATAGGCAAGATTGCCAAACCAGACAAGATTCAGATAGTGAGCGGCCTGCCCAAGACCCGGTCGGGCAAGATCATGCGCCGCATCTTGCGCAAAGTGGCCGAAGGAGACACCTCTAACCTGGGTGACACCAGCACGCTGTTGGATCCACCCATTGTTGACGAAATTGTAAAAGGGGCCTTGTAG
- a CDS encoding GNAT family N-acetyltransferase: MTLDIKHDKENQQFTAFLEDQEIGELAYALPEDGVMDFQHTFIEQEYRGKGLADQLIQHGLDHAKNNGFKIVATCTAVAKYLERHQQA; encoded by the coding sequence ATGACCTTAGACATAAAACACGACAAAGAAAACCAGCAGTTCACGGCTTTTCTGGAAGACCAGGAGATTGGAGAACTGGCCTATGCCCTGCCAGAAGATGGCGTCATGGATTTTCAGCATACGTTCATTGAACAGGAATACCGTGGCAAAGGCCTAGCCGACCAACTCATACAACACGGCCTGGACCATGCCAAGAACAACGGCTTCAAAATTGTGGCCACCTGCACGGCCGTCGCCAAGTACCTGGAAAGACACCAACAGGCGTAG
- a CDS encoding UbiA family prenyltransferase, with protein MNPSLSSAWRLLRIPFSLFLMPIFWFAVSATPQVSFWRAAGVFFILHALVYPASNGYNSYYDRDEGSIGGLKNPPKVTEALYWLVLAFDVLAVGLSLLLSWQFAVLVLGYLLVSKAYSYEGIRLKKYPFLSTLVVVVFQGAFTFLMVQVGSGVPLEEIQSYSNLLLALVSSLFLCGSYPLTQVYQHQEDARRGDKTLSLLLGLQGTFLFAGLSLLLAATALFFTYFLRNENTHSLLFLVGTFPVVLVFSRWVLRVRKDPDAADFENTMHMNKVSSLSMSCTFALILAWQVWHLS; from the coding sequence ATGAACCCTTCCCTGTCCAGCGCCTGGCGCTTGTTGCGCATTCCGTTCTCCTTGTTTTTGATGCCTATCTTCTGGTTCGCGGTAAGTGCCACGCCGCAAGTCTCTTTCTGGCGGGCGGCGGGGGTGTTCTTTATTTTGCACGCCCTGGTCTACCCGGCCAGCAACGGCTACAACTCTTACTATGACCGGGACGAGGGCAGCATTGGCGGCCTCAAAAATCCGCCCAAGGTCACCGAGGCTTTGTACTGGCTGGTTCTGGCGTTTGATGTGCTGGCGGTAGGTTTGTCTTTGCTCCTTTCCTGGCAATTCGCCGTTCTGGTGTTGGGGTATCTGCTGGTCTCCAAGGCGTACAGTTATGAGGGAATTCGGTTGAAAAAATATCCTTTCCTGAGCACGCTGGTGGTGGTGGTGTTTCAGGGGGCGTTTACGTTTCTGATGGTGCAAGTGGGCAGTGGTGTGCCTTTAGAAGAGATTCAATCTTACTCCAATCTGCTGCTGGCCTTGGTAAGCTCCCTGTTTTTGTGTGGCTCTTACCCCCTCACACAAGTGTACCAGCACCAGGAAGACGCCCGGCGCGGCGACAAAACCCTGAGTCTTCTCTTAGGCCTGCAGGGCACTTTTCTGTTTGCCGGACTAAGCCTGCTCCTGGCCGCAACTGCACTGTTCTTTACTTACTTTTTAAGAAATGAGAATACGCACAGCCTGCTTTTTCTGGTGGGTACGTTTCCGGTGGTGTTGGTTTTTAGCCGATGGGTGCTGCGTGTAAGAAAAGACCCAGACGCAGCCGATTTTGAGAATACCATGCACATGAACAAAGTCTCCAGCCTGAGCATGAGCTGTACGTTTGCGCTAATTCTGGCCTGGCAGGTGTGGCATCTTTCGTGA
- a CDS encoding LysM peptidoglycan-binding domain-containing protein has protein sequence MGLFDFLKKGEEKPAAKPAANNDFFKNNPNVAAQPAQPAQGAQEYYTVQSGDSLSKIAKHVYGDAQQWHKIHQANTDQIKDPNLIHPGQKLVIPRG, from the coding sequence ATGGGACTGTTTGATTTTTTAAAGAAAGGCGAAGAAAAGCCGGCTGCCAAGCCTGCCGCCAATAATGATTTTTTCAAGAATAACCCCAACGTAGCGGCGCAACCGGCACAGCCTGCACAAGGCGCCCAAGAATACTATACCGTACAGAGCGGCGACTCCCTTTCAAAAATTGCCAAGCACGTGTACGGCGATGCCCAGCAGTGGCACAAAATCCATCAGGCCAACACAGACCAGATCAAAGACCCGAACCTAATCCACCCGGGGCAGAAGCTGGTCATTCCTAGAGGATAA